A DNA window from Clavibacter sepedonicus contains the following coding sequences:
- a CDS encoding 4-hydroxy-3-methylbut-2-enyl diphosphate reductase, with protein MPRMPGVRNRLKDNPVAGPKKVLLAAPRGYCAGVDRAVVAVEKALERYGAPVYVRKQIVHNVHVVSTLERMGAIFVEEVDEVPEGAHVVFSAHGVSPAVVQGAADRGLQAIDATCPLVTKVHREAVRFAKADMQILLIGHEGHEEVEGTAGEAPEQTIVVNSPEHADVIEVKDPDNLVWLSQTTLSVDETMETVRRLRARFPNLQDPPSDDICYATQNRQVAIKKVAVDADLVIVIGSANSSNSVRLVEVALEYGAKASYRVDYASEVKQEWLDGVNTVGVTSGASVPEVLVQELLDDLADAGYGDVTAVVTAEEDLVFSLPKELRKDQSGNTDSRAIGGRTRA; from the coding sequence ATGCCGCGGATGCCCGGCGTCCGCAACAGGCTCAAGGATAACCCGGTGGCAGGACCCAAGAAGGTCCTGCTCGCCGCTCCGCGCGGGTACTGCGCCGGCGTCGACCGTGCCGTCGTGGCCGTCGAGAAGGCGCTCGAGCGCTACGGCGCCCCCGTCTACGTGCGGAAGCAGATCGTCCACAACGTGCACGTCGTCTCGACGCTCGAGCGCATGGGCGCGATCTTCGTGGAGGAGGTCGACGAGGTGCCCGAGGGCGCCCACGTCGTCTTCAGCGCGCACGGCGTCTCGCCGGCCGTCGTGCAGGGCGCGGCCGACCGCGGGCTCCAGGCCATCGACGCGACCTGCCCGCTCGTCACGAAGGTCCACCGCGAGGCCGTGCGCTTCGCCAAGGCGGACATGCAGATCCTCCTCATCGGCCACGAGGGGCACGAGGAGGTCGAGGGCACGGCGGGCGAGGCGCCCGAGCAGACCATCGTCGTCAACTCCCCGGAGCACGCCGACGTCATCGAGGTCAAGGACCCCGACAACCTCGTCTGGCTCTCGCAGACCACGCTCTCGGTCGACGAGACGATGGAGACGGTCCGCCGCCTCCGCGCCCGCTTCCCGAACCTGCAGGACCCGCCGAGCGACGACATCTGCTACGCCACGCAGAACCGCCAGGTCGCCATCAAGAAGGTCGCGGTCGACGCCGACCTGGTGATCGTCATCGGATCCGCGAACAGCTCCAACTCCGTCCGCCTCGTCGAGGTCGCGCTCGAGTACGGCGCCAAGGCGTCCTACCGGGTCGACTACGCGTCCGAGGTCAAGCAGGAGTGGCTCGACGGCGTGAACACCGTCGGCGTCACGAGCGGCGCGTCCGTGCCCGAGGTGCTGGTGCAGGAGCTGCTCGACGACCTGGCCGACGCCGGCTACGGAGACGTCACCGCGGTCGTCACCGCCGAGGAGGACCTCGTCTTCTCGCTCCCCAAGGAGCTGCGCAAGGACCAGTCCGGCAACACGGATTCCCGCGCCATCGGCGGGCGCACCCGCGCGTGA
- the xseA gene encoding exodeoxyribonuclease VII large subunit, whose amino-acid sequence MSETRTVSMPAADAPTVDAPWPVSVLSGKIKGWIDRLGTAWVEGEITQWGGSGGNVYGKLKDLDVDATISFTVWSSVRAKIPADLGQGARVVALVKPNYWVKGGTLTMQVLEMRHVGLGDLLERLERLRQTLRAEGLFDADRKRRLPFLPGCIGLITGKDSDAEKDVLRNAQLHWPSVRFRVVHTAVQGDRAAGEVTRAIGVLDEDPEVDVIVIARGGGDFQNLLVFSDEKLVRTAAACRTPLVSAIGHEADRPLLDDVADLRASTPTDAAKRVVPDVSEELSRVQQARARIGMRLTSQVRGEIDRIEQLRSRPVLASTSWIVDSRAEELGRYIARSAELAGRVVERGMQQTSELSRQLRTLSPQHVLDRGYAIVQTADGSALRAPADAPDGTGLVLRLAAGALGATSTGPTDDIPSSAARLPASPAPDARPASGPES is encoded by the coding sequence ATGAGCGAGACGCGCACCGTGTCCATGCCCGCGGCGGATGCCCCGACGGTTGACGCGCCGTGGCCCGTCTCGGTGCTGTCGGGCAAGATCAAGGGCTGGATCGACCGGCTCGGCACCGCCTGGGTCGAGGGCGAGATCACCCAGTGGGGCGGATCCGGCGGCAACGTCTACGGGAAGCTCAAGGACCTCGACGTCGACGCCACCATCAGCTTCACCGTGTGGTCGTCCGTGCGCGCGAAGATCCCGGCCGACCTCGGCCAGGGCGCCCGCGTCGTCGCGCTCGTGAAGCCGAACTACTGGGTCAAGGGCGGCACGCTCACGATGCAGGTGCTCGAGATGCGCCACGTCGGCCTCGGCGATCTGCTCGAGCGGCTCGAGCGGCTGCGCCAGACGCTGCGCGCCGAGGGCCTGTTCGACGCCGACCGCAAGCGCCGCCTGCCGTTCCTCCCCGGCTGCATTGGCCTCATCACGGGCAAGGACTCGGACGCCGAGAAGGACGTGCTGCGGAACGCGCAGCTGCACTGGCCGAGCGTCAGGTTCCGCGTCGTGCACACCGCGGTGCAGGGCGACCGGGCCGCGGGCGAGGTCACGCGGGCCATCGGGGTGCTCGACGAGGATCCCGAGGTCGACGTCATCGTCATCGCGCGCGGCGGCGGCGACTTCCAAAACCTCCTCGTCTTCAGCGACGAGAAGCTGGTGCGCACGGCGGCCGCGTGCCGCACGCCGCTCGTCAGCGCGATCGGGCACGAGGCCGACCGGCCGCTGCTCGACGACGTGGCCGACCTCCGCGCATCCACCCCCACCGACGCCGCGAAGCGCGTCGTGCCGGACGTGTCCGAGGAGCTGTCGCGCGTGCAGCAGGCCCGCGCCCGCATCGGCATGCGGCTGACCAGCCAGGTGCGCGGCGAGATCGACCGCATCGAGCAGCTGCGGTCCCGGCCCGTGCTCGCGAGCACCTCGTGGATCGTCGACTCGCGCGCCGAGGAGCTCGGCCGCTACATCGCGCGCTCCGCGGAGCTCGCCGGCCGGGTCGTCGAGCGCGGGATGCAGCAGACGAGCGAGCTCTCACGGCAGCTGCGCACGCTCTCGCCGCAGCACGTGCTCGACCGCGGCTACGCGATCGTGCAGACGGCCGACGGATCCGCCCTCCGCGCCCCCGCGGACGCGCCCGACGGCACCGGCCTCGTGCTGCGGCTCGCCGCCGGCGCGCTCGGCGCGACCTCCACCGGCCCCACCGACGACATCCCGTCGTCGGCCGCGCGGCTGCCCGCCTCCCCCGCCCCGGACGCCCGGCCCGCGTCCGGCCCCGAAAGCTAG
- a CDS encoding exodeoxyribonuclease VII small subunit, producing MPTSPADTGARLPDVSELSYEEARDALVRVVNDLEQGASTLEESIALWERGEALAARCEEWLLGAKARLDAARTTAPDAG from the coding sequence ATGCCCACCAGCCCCGCCGACACCGGCGCACGCCTGCCCGACGTCTCCGAGCTCAGCTACGAGGAGGCGCGCGACGCCCTGGTGCGCGTCGTCAACGACCTCGAGCAGGGCGCATCCACGCTCGAGGAGTCGATCGCCCTGTGGGAGCGCGGCGAGGCCCTCGCGGCCCGCTGCGAGGAGTGGCTGCTCGGCGCCAAGGCGCGGCTCGACGCGGCCCGCACCACCGCGCCAGACGCCGGCTGA
- a CDS encoding DUF4245 domain-containing protein, with product MAKDRTPNVVAELGRPETPEETAARKAADSRRHRAKQTFRNLLYSLIVTVATVAVIVALVPRSNTTILPDVDYGAAAAEAQGGFPQTLVVPDLPTAWKSNDAEIRPAGRDGVAVWYIGLITPSNRYIGISQGIDANATWLDETLQSAPEVSSEEIGGLDWTLYDNSQADEPGNVVLAASAVDGDSTYAIYGTADANELRTAIDAVAAARTAPAGATPSPSPADGTTSTTAPEEGNEG from the coding sequence GTGGCGAAGGACCGCACCCCGAACGTCGTCGCCGAGCTCGGCCGACCGGAGACGCCCGAGGAGACCGCCGCCCGCAAGGCCGCCGACTCCCGCCGCCACCGCGCCAAGCAGACGTTCCGCAACCTGCTCTACTCGCTCATCGTCACGGTCGCGACCGTCGCGGTGATCGTCGCGCTCGTCCCCCGCTCGAACACCACGATCCTCCCCGACGTCGACTACGGCGCCGCGGCCGCCGAGGCGCAGGGCGGGTTCCCGCAGACGCTCGTGGTGCCCGACCTGCCGACGGCCTGGAAGAGCAACGACGCCGAGATCCGCCCGGCCGGCCGTGACGGCGTGGCCGTCTGGTACATCGGCCTCATCACGCCGAGCAACCGCTACATCGGGATCTCGCAGGGCATCGACGCGAACGCCACCTGGCTCGACGAGACGCTGCAGTCCGCGCCCGAGGTGAGCTCGGAGGAGATCGGCGGCCTCGACTGGACGCTGTACGACAACTCGCAGGCGGACGAGCCGGGCAACGTCGTCCTCGCGGCGAGCGCCGTCGACGGCGACAGCACCTACGCGATCTACGGCACGGCCGACGCGAACGAGCTCCGCACCGCGATCGACGCGGTCGCCGCCGCGCGCACCGCCCCGGCGGGCGCGACGCCGTCGCCGTCGCCCGCCGACGGCACCACCAGCACCACCGCACCGGAAGAGGGGAACGAGGGATGA
- a CDS encoding carbonic anhydrase, translating to MTDQVETAQDDAVQAPAAVWAEMVEGNARFVAGTPEHPRQDVERRAALAHVQRPVAALFGCSDSRLAAEIIFDKGLGDLFVIRNAGQIISDSVLGSLEYAVAVLGVPLIVVLGHDECGAVRAAIESAAPGAEALPPHIAKLIAPIAPAVHRVAGDHVVPSEVDAGEVGRQHLRGTVTRMLEASEMISDRVAAGSLAIVGANYKLLEGTAVPDVIVGDIPR from the coding sequence ATGACGGATCAGGTCGAGACCGCGCAGGACGACGCCGTGCAGGCACCCGCCGCGGTGTGGGCGGAGATGGTGGAGGGCAACGCGCGCTTCGTCGCCGGCACCCCCGAGCACCCGCGCCAGGACGTGGAGCGCCGCGCCGCGCTCGCCCACGTGCAGCGCCCGGTGGCCGCGCTCTTCGGCTGCAGCGACTCGCGGCTCGCGGCCGAGATCATCTTCGACAAGGGCCTCGGCGACCTCTTCGTGATCCGCAACGCGGGCCAGATCATCTCGGACTCCGTGCTCGGCAGCCTCGAGTACGCCGTCGCCGTGCTGGGCGTGCCGCTGATCGTGGTGCTCGGGCACGACGAGTGCGGTGCCGTGCGCGCCGCGATCGAGAGCGCGGCACCCGGTGCCGAGGCGCTGCCGCCGCACATCGCGAAGCTCATCGCACCCATCGCGCCCGCCGTGCACCGCGTCGCGGGCGACCATGTCGTGCCCAGCGAGGTCGACGCGGGCGAGGTCGGACGCCAGCACCTGCGCGGCACCGTGACCCGCATGCTGGAGGCGTCCGAGATGATCTCCGACCGGGTGGCGGCCGGTAGCCTGGCCATCGTCGGCGCCAACTACAAGCTCCTCGAGGGCACCGCGGTGCCCGACGTCATCGTGGGCGACATCCCTCGCTAG
- a CDS encoding class II fumarate hydratase, which translates to MVDTSPGSDSSSADEFRIEHDTMGEVRVPRDALYAAQTQRAVENFPISGRGLEPAQIQALARIKRAAAIVNGEMGIIDADVSAAIVSAADEVAGGSHHEHFPIDVYQTGSGTSSNMNMNEVLAALATASLGKPVHPNDHVNASQSSNDVFPTSVHVAVTGALLAELIPALEHLAEVLEAKAGAWKGLVKAGRTHLMDATPVTFGQEFAGYARQIRLGIERVRTALPRVAEVPLGGTATGTGINTPLGFPQKVIRVLADDTGLPITEALDHFEAQGARDGLVDASGALRTLAVSLTKICNDIRWMGSGPNTGLGELHIPDLQPGSSIMPGKVNPVIPEAVLMVCARVIGNDATVAWAGASGLFELNVAIPVMGSSMLESIRILASSTRLLANRTVDGLRVNEEHARALAESSPSIVTPLNRIIGYEAAAKIAKHSVAQKMTVREAVVDLGYVERGEITEDQLDAGLDVLRMTAPGL; encoded by the coding sequence GTGGTCGACACTTCCCCCGGATCAGACAGCAGCTCAGCGGACGAGTTCCGCATCGAGCACGACACGATGGGCGAGGTGCGGGTCCCCCGGGATGCGCTGTACGCGGCCCAGACGCAGCGCGCCGTCGAGAACTTCCCCATCTCCGGCCGCGGCCTCGAGCCCGCGCAGATCCAGGCGCTCGCCCGCATCAAGCGCGCCGCGGCGATCGTGAACGGCGAGATGGGCATCATCGACGCCGACGTGTCGGCCGCCATCGTGTCGGCCGCCGACGAGGTGGCCGGCGGATCCCACCACGAGCACTTCCCGATCGACGTGTACCAGACGGGCTCCGGCACGAGCTCGAACATGAACATGAACGAGGTCCTCGCGGCCCTCGCGACCGCGTCGCTCGGGAAGCCCGTGCACCCGAACGACCACGTCAACGCGTCGCAGTCGTCGAACGACGTCTTTCCGACCTCGGTGCACGTGGCCGTCACGGGCGCGCTCCTCGCCGAGCTGATCCCCGCGCTCGAGCACCTCGCGGAGGTACTCGAGGCCAAGGCCGGCGCGTGGAAGGGGCTCGTCAAGGCGGGCCGCACGCACCTCATGGACGCGACGCCCGTCACGTTCGGCCAGGAGTTCGCGGGCTACGCGCGCCAGATCCGCCTCGGCATCGAGCGCGTGCGCACCGCGCTCCCCCGCGTCGCGGAGGTCCCGCTCGGCGGCACCGCCACGGGCACCGGCATCAACACGCCGCTCGGCTTCCCGCAGAAGGTGATCCGCGTGCTCGCGGACGACACCGGCCTGCCCATCACCGAGGCGCTCGACCACTTCGAGGCGCAGGGTGCGCGCGACGGCCTCGTCGACGCGTCCGGCGCCCTACGCACGCTCGCGGTGAGCCTCACCAAGATCTGCAACGACATCCGCTGGATGGGGTCGGGCCCGAACACGGGCCTCGGCGAGCTGCACATCCCCGACCTCCAGCCCGGGTCCTCGATCATGCCCGGCAAGGTCAACCCGGTGATCCCCGAGGCCGTGCTCATGGTCTGCGCGCGCGTCATCGGCAACGACGCCACCGTCGCGTGGGCGGGCGCCTCCGGCCTCTTCGAGCTCAACGTCGCGATCCCCGTCATGGGCTCGTCGATGCTCGAGTCGATCCGCATCCTCGCCTCCTCCACGCGCCTGCTCGCCAACAGGACCGTCGACGGCCTGCGCGTCAACGAGGAGCACGCGCGGGCGCTCGCGGAGTCGTCGCCGTCGATCGTCACGCCGCTCAACCGCATCATCGGCTACGAGGCCGCGGCGAAGATCGCGAAGCACTCGGTCGCCCAGAAGATGACGGTGCGCGAGGCCGTCGTCGACCTCGGCTACGTCGAGCGCGGCGAGATCACCGAGGACCAGCTCGATGCGGGCCTCGACGTGCTGCGGATGACGGCGCCCGGCCTCTAG
- a CDS encoding PhoH family protein, with translation MDSQSSTARRASRGEETPQAERTYVLDTSVLLSDPRALFRFAEHAVVIPVIVITELESKRNDPEIGYFARQALRLLDQLREEHERLDFPIEVGEAGGTLRVELNHSSMAALPNGLQLGDNDSRILAVALNLSTEGLAVTVVSKDMPLRVKAASIGLMAEEYRAELAVDSGWTGMADVTLSSEQMADLYDGETLQTRVVQDLPVNTGVVLHSDRGSALGRVVRRGTVNLVRGDREVFGLKGRSAEQRLAIDLLLDREVGIVSLGGSAGTGKSALALCAALEAVLEKQQHRKIMVFRPLYAVGGQELGYLPGDAAEKMNPWAQAVFDTLGSVVSQNVMDEVVERGILEVLPLTHIRGRSLHDAFVIVDEAQSLERNVLLTVLSRIGQNSRVVLTHDVAQRDNLRVGRHDGVASVIETLKGHELFGHITLTRSERSAIAALVTGLLDGDPV, from the coding sequence ATGGACAGCCAGAGCAGCACCGCACGACGCGCGAGCCGGGGGGAGGAGACGCCGCAGGCCGAGCGCACGTACGTGCTCGACACCTCCGTCCTCCTGTCCGACCCGCGTGCGCTCTTCCGCTTCGCCGAGCACGCGGTGGTGATCCCGGTCATCGTCATCACGGAGCTCGAGTCGAAGCGGAACGACCCGGAGATCGGCTACTTCGCGCGCCAGGCCCTCCGCCTCCTCGACCAGCTCCGCGAGGAGCACGAGCGGCTCGACTTCCCCATCGAGGTGGGCGAGGCCGGCGGCACGCTGCGCGTGGAGCTCAACCACTCCAGCATGGCCGCGCTCCCGAACGGCCTGCAGCTCGGCGACAACGACTCGCGGATCCTCGCGGTCGCGCTCAACCTGTCGACCGAGGGCCTCGCGGTCACGGTCGTCTCGAAGGACATGCCGCTGCGCGTGAAGGCCGCCTCCATCGGGCTCATGGCCGAGGAGTACCGCGCCGAGCTCGCCGTGGACAGCGGCTGGACCGGCATGGCCGACGTCACGCTCTCCAGCGAGCAGATGGCCGACCTCTACGACGGCGAGACGCTGCAGACGCGCGTCGTGCAGGACCTGCCCGTGAACACCGGCGTCGTGCTGCACTCCGACCGCGGATCCGCCCTCGGCCGCGTCGTCCGCCGCGGCACGGTCAACCTGGTCCGCGGCGACCGCGAGGTGTTCGGCCTCAAGGGCCGCTCGGCCGAGCAGCGGCTCGCGATCGACCTCCTGCTCGACCGCGAGGTGGGAATCGTGTCCCTCGGCGGCAGCGCCGGCACCGGCAAGTCGGCGCTCGCCCTGTGCGCCGCGCTCGAGGCGGTGCTGGAGAAGCAGCAGCACCGCAAGATCATGGTGTTCCGGCCGCTGTACGCGGTCGGCGGACAGGAGCTCGGCTACCTGCCGGGCGACGCCGCCGAGAAGATGAACCCGTGGGCGCAGGCCGTGTTCGACACCCTCGGGTCGGTCGTCTCGCAGAACGTCATGGACGAGGTGGTGGAGCGCGGGATCCTCGAGGTGCTGCCGCTCACCCACATCCGCGGGCGCTCGCTGCACGACGCGTTCGTGATCGTCGACGAGGCGCAGTCGCTCGAGCGCAACGTGCTGCTCACGGTGCTCAGCCGCATCGGCCAGAACTCGCGCGTGGTGCTCACGCACGACGTCGCGCAGCGCGACAACCTCCGCGTCGGGCGGCACGACGGCGTCGCGAGCGTCATCGAGACGCTCAAGGGCCACGAGCTGTTCGGGCACATCACGCTCACCCGCTCGGAGCGGAGCGCCATCGCGGCGCTCGTCACGGGGCTGCTCGACGGCGACCCCGTGTGA
- a CDS encoding isoprenyl transferase has product MREKPIRPWRGLLYRAYQKRIRRGLDRNALPHHIAMILDGNRRWARQLGLESAAHGHRAGAAKFLEFLEWCDDLDIKVTTLYLLSTDNLTGRGSAELTALIDIIGELAEDLSKHRDWRVKHVGSDEGLPPELIARLDASEERSQGNGGLHINLAVGYGGRTEIADAMRSIVQQHHLAGGTLEDLAALLTPDLIGEHLYTSGQPDPDLVIRTSGEQRISDFMLWQSAHSELYFMEALGPDLREVDFLRALRDYSSRQRRFGS; this is encoded by the coding sequence GTGCGAGAGAAGCCGATCCGACCGTGGCGCGGTCTGCTTTACCGGGCGTACCAGAAGCGCATCCGCCGCGGCCTCGACCGGAACGCGCTGCCGCACCACATCGCGATGATCCTCGACGGCAACCGCCGCTGGGCCCGCCAGCTCGGGCTCGAGTCCGCGGCCCACGGGCACCGCGCGGGAGCGGCCAAGTTCCTCGAGTTCCTCGAGTGGTGCGACGACCTCGACATCAAGGTCACCACCCTCTACCTGCTCTCCACCGACAACCTGACGGGCCGTGGCAGCGCCGAGCTCACCGCGCTCATCGACATCATCGGGGAGCTCGCGGAGGACCTTTCCAAGCACCGCGACTGGCGCGTCAAGCACGTCGGATCCGACGAGGGCCTGCCGCCGGAGCTCATCGCCCGGCTCGACGCCTCCGAGGAGCGCTCCCAGGGCAACGGGGGCCTCCACATCAACCTGGCCGTGGGCTACGGCGGGCGCACCGAGATCGCCGACGCCATGCGCAGCATCGTGCAGCAGCACCACCTGGCCGGCGGCACGCTGGAGGATCTCGCGGCGCTCCTCACGCCCGACCTCATCGGCGAGCACCTGTACACGAGCGGGCAGCCGGATCCCGACCTCGTGATCCGCACCTCGGGCGAGCAGCGCATCAGCGACTTCATGCTGTGGCAGTCGGCGCACAGCGAGCTCTACTTCATGGAGGCGCTGGGCCCGGACCTCCGCGAGGTCGACTTCCTCCGCGCCCTCCGCGACTACTCCTCGCGCCAGCGCCGCTTCGGCTCCTGA
- the trhA gene encoding PAQR family membrane homeostasis protein TrhA → MTRDASSPGPLGRPEGETPEDEAHVPHLPLVEDAQDVGPEPKPTWRGWLHAGMTPVALVLGIVLIAAAEGAAAKIACAVFVASSLLLFGVSAVYHRFDWSPRARILLKRMDHANIFLLIAGSYTPITVLALPHGKSVLLLWLVWSGAALGVLFRVLWIHAPRWLYVLLYLVLGYASLVFIVDFFRADAAMMTLILAGGLAYTVGAVAYALKRPNPWPGRFGFHEIFHAFTLVAFLCHWTGIFLVATHPPVV, encoded by the coding sequence ATGACGCGCGACGCCTCCTCCCCCGGACCGCTCGGCAGGCCGGAGGGCGAGACGCCCGAGGACGAGGCGCACGTCCCGCACCTCCCGCTCGTCGAGGACGCGCAGGACGTCGGCCCGGAGCCCAAGCCCACCTGGCGCGGCTGGCTGCACGCGGGCATGACCCCGGTGGCGCTCGTGCTCGGGATCGTGCTCATCGCGGCCGCAGAGGGGGCCGCGGCGAAGATCGCGTGCGCCGTGTTCGTGGCGTCGTCGCTGCTGCTGTTCGGCGTCTCGGCCGTCTACCACCGTTTCGACTGGTCGCCGCGGGCGAGGATCCTCCTCAAGCGGATGGACCACGCCAACATCTTCCTGCTCATCGCGGGCTCGTACACGCCCATCACCGTGCTCGCGCTGCCGCACGGGAAGTCGGTGCTGCTGCTCTGGCTGGTGTGGTCGGGCGCCGCGCTCGGCGTGCTCTTCCGCGTGCTCTGGATCCACGCCCCGCGCTGGCTCTACGTGCTGCTCTACCTCGTGCTCGGCTACGCGTCGCTCGTGTTCATCGTCGACTTCTTCCGGGCCGACGCGGCGATGATGACGCTCATCCTCGCGGGCGGCCTCGCCTACACGGTGGGCGCGGTGGCGTACGCGCTGAAGCGGCCGAACCCCTGGCCCGGCCGCTTCGGCTTCCACGAGATCTTCCACGCGTTCACCCTGGTGGCGTTCCTCTGCCACTGGACGGGCATCTTCCTGGTGGCGACGCACCCGCCCGTCGTCTGA
- a CDS encoding extracellular solute-binding protein: MPIDPRSAFGAAADSSLRRRDMLKLGAVLGGTALLAACSGPSVGGDTAATAAPDTDWDGIQPATDITWWTTHPGQTSDLEAQFAADFLAKTGITVNVVTGGASYDEIAQKLQAAAGTDSMPDMVNASDTWWFRYMVNKQSIAMDGLMSHLGFELDDFNKVFLDDYLYNGARYAVPYARSTPIFYYDKSIWQKAGLPDRAPDTWAELEEWAPTIMKATGGTPAVRLPQGSIGTWAMSNVLWGRGGQYSDGWDLKLDQPETLEAARYARGLVFDSKIANVAAASGDTAVDFAGGLAPCTIASAGAVGIVTASAKFPIGTGVLPGGPQGRFVPTGGTGLAVIGSKTKEQQLAAAMFIKHVTEVDQQVAFAKKTGYAPVRTSAGQSSDLTGFWASNPAFRTVYDSLEHVRSQDWARTLIPNGDTYLQQPWSQILTQDADPAAVFPAAATQLTSAYTENVQPYL, from the coding sequence ATGCCCATCGACCCCCGCTCGGCGTTCGGCGCCGCGGCCGACAGCTCCCTCCGCCGCCGCGACATGCTGAAGCTCGGCGCCGTCCTCGGCGGCACCGCGCTCCTCGCGGCCTGCTCCGGCCCGTCGGTCGGCGGCGACACGGCGGCCACCGCGGCCCCCGACACCGACTGGGACGGGATCCAGCCCGCCACCGACATCACCTGGTGGACCACGCACCCCGGCCAGACGTCCGACCTCGAGGCGCAGTTCGCGGCGGACTTCCTCGCGAAGACCGGCATCACCGTGAACGTGGTGACGGGCGGCGCGAGCTACGACGAGATCGCGCAGAAGCTGCAGGCCGCCGCGGGCACCGACAGCATGCCCGACATGGTGAACGCGAGCGACACGTGGTGGTTCCGCTACATGGTCAACAAGCAGTCGATCGCGATGGACGGCCTCATGTCGCACCTCGGCTTCGAGCTCGACGACTTCAACAAGGTGTTCCTCGACGACTACCTCTACAACGGTGCGCGGTACGCGGTGCCGTACGCCCGCTCGACGCCGATCTTCTACTACGACAAGTCGATCTGGCAGAAGGCCGGCCTCCCCGACCGCGCGCCCGACACCTGGGCCGAGCTCGAGGAGTGGGCGCCCACCATCATGAAGGCGACCGGCGGCACGCCCGCCGTCCGCCTGCCGCAGGGATCCATCGGCACCTGGGCGATGAGCAACGTCCTGTGGGGCCGCGGCGGCCAGTACTCCGACGGCTGGGACCTGAAGCTCGACCAGCCGGAGACGCTCGAGGCGGCCCGCTACGCGCGCGGCCTCGTCTTCGACTCGAAGATCGCGAACGTGGCGGCGGCCAGCGGCGACACCGCGGTCGACTTCGCGGGCGGCCTCGCACCCTGCACCATCGCCTCGGCGGGCGCGGTCGGCATCGTCACCGCGAGCGCCAAGTTCCCCATCGGCACGGGCGTCCTGCCGGGCGGACCGCAGGGCCGGTTCGTGCCCACGGGCGGCACGGGCCTCGCGGTGATCGGCAGCAAGACCAAGGAGCAGCAGCTCGCGGCGGCCATGTTCATCAAGCACGTCACGGAGGTCGACCAGCAGGTCGCCTTCGCCAAGAAGACGGGCTACGCTCCCGTGCGCACCTCGGCCGGCCAGTCGTCCGACCTCACGGGCTTCTGGGCCTCGAACCCGGCGTTCCGCACCGTGTACGACAGCCTCGAGCACGTGCGCTCGCAGGACTGGGCGCGCACGCTGATCCCCAACGGCGACACGTACCTGCAGCAGCCGTGGTCGCAGATCCTCACGCAGGATGCGGACCCAGCGGCAGTTTTCCCCGCCGCCGCGACGCAGCTCACGAGCGCCTACACGGAGAACGTGCAGCCCTACCTGTAG
- a CDS encoding carbohydrate ABC transporter permease translates to MTTTIARPEPAGVPAGIRRPRGSRRRPDVSGSTRPPLAGTYLALALAVVVMLLPLVWMVLTSFKDFGEIYSLPLKILPSSFAPTNYATASDTVSFSTLATNSLVKTIVGSGLKVLLGLMTAYALVFIRVPFTKVWFGVVILALLVPQQIVMIPNYQVIAGLGWINTYPGLILPGVASAYGTFLFRQHFLTLPGSVLEAAAMDGVGHLRRLWSFVIPMSGPTIAAVALVSIVGEWNDYLWPLLVTTDPRMMTLPVGLTLLQDTTGITNWGVLMAGTVIVTIPVLAVFLVFQRRIVGGLTAGAVTG, encoded by the coding sequence GTGACCACGACCATCGCCCGCCCCGAGCCCGCGGGGGTCCCCGCGGGGATCCGCCGTCCGCGCGGCAGCCGCCGTCGTCCGGACGTGTCCGGATCCACGCGCCCGCCCCTCGCCGGCACGTACCTCGCCCTCGCTCTCGCGGTCGTCGTCATGCTCCTGCCGCTCGTGTGGATGGTGCTCACGAGCTTCAAGGACTTCGGCGAGATCTACTCGCTGCCGCTGAAGATCCTGCCGTCGTCGTTCGCCCCGACGAACTACGCGACCGCGTCCGACACGGTCTCCTTCTCCACGCTCGCGACCAACAGCCTCGTGAAGACGATCGTCGGCTCGGGCCTCAAGGTGCTGCTCGGCCTCATGACCGCGTACGCGCTCGTCTTCATCCGCGTGCCGTTCACGAAGGTGTGGTTCGGCGTCGTGATCCTCGCGCTCCTCGTGCCGCAGCAGATCGTGATGATCCCGAACTACCAGGTCATCGCGGGCCTCGGCTGGATCAACACCTACCCCGGCCTCATCCTCCCCGGCGTCGCGAGCGCGTACGGCACGTTCCTCTTCCGCCAGCACTTCCTCACGCTGCCGGGCTCCGTGCTGGAGGCCGCCGCGATGGACGGCGTCGGGCACCTCCGCCGCCTGTGGTCGTTCGTGATCCCCATGTCGGGCCCCACGATCGCCGCCGTCGCGCTGGTCTCCATCGTCGGCGAGTGGAACGACTACCTCTGGCCGCTCCTCGTCACGACCGACCCGCGCATGATGACGCTGCCCGTCGGCCTCACCCTGCTCCAGGACACCACGGGCATCACCAACTGGGGCGTGCTCATGGCGGGCACCGTCATCGTCACGATCCCCGTGCTCGCGGTCTTCCTCGTCTTCCAGCGGCGCATCGTCGGCGGCCTCACCGCCGGCGCCGTGACCGGCTGA